One genomic region from Haladaptatus caseinilyticus encodes:
- a CDS encoding MFS transporter yields the protein MSRHAHSSVDLLVHRFYSYRALTSGGFVYPILTVHALAQGLDLAGVGFAAGMFFAGTLLGEIPTGYVGDLIGRRNSLFVGSVLISVTHFGFAFADSLVGFVFCWGFWGVAATFRSGSTDAWLYDTLVDHHATDSYTRVRGRGTGVFYASAALSALVGGVLYERWSALPFLLAGVLTTIGALVVLTLPEPTVSGSDGEFSLTEARTALLSVVSNRTVRSFVLLSGIVLAVPETVEVFVQPVALSIGFQPSSLGPLYSALMFAAALGSSTADAVGRRIGVGRWFVLGPTTLAIVLLVASSVHAVALPVFFLSRGANTVTDTLGSTFVNDRVASHGRATTLSGVSMVHALVFLFARAAGGVVADATSPLFALAGFGCLAVGIVSVIRLTADPFESSRPTE from the coding sequence ATGTCACGACACGCTCACTCCTCCGTCGATTTGCTCGTCCACCGGTTTTACAGCTATCGTGCCCTCACCTCCGGTGGGTTCGTCTACCCGATCCTCACGGTTCACGCACTCGCGCAGGGTCTCGACCTCGCGGGCGTCGGGTTCGCCGCAGGGATGTTCTTCGCCGGAACGCTTCTCGGCGAGATTCCGACGGGCTACGTCGGCGACCTAATCGGGCGCCGAAACAGCCTCTTCGTCGGTTCCGTTCTCATCTCCGTGACGCATTTCGGGTTCGCGTTCGCCGATTCGCTCGTCGGATTCGTCTTCTGTTGGGGGTTTTGGGGTGTCGCCGCGACGTTCCGCTCCGGAAGCACCGACGCGTGGCTTTACGATACCCTCGTGGACCATCACGCGACCGACTCGTACACTCGCGTCCGTGGCAGAGGTACTGGCGTCTTCTACGCTTCAGCAGCACTCTCCGCCCTCGTCGGCGGCGTCCTCTACGAACGTTGGTCCGCACTACCGTTTCTCCTCGCTGGCGTGTTGACAACCATCGGCGCGTTGGTCGTCCTCACGCTTCCGGAACCCACCGTATCCGGTTCGGACGGTGAATTCTCGCTCACTGAAGCACGAACCGCTCTTCTCTCGGTCGTTTCCAATCGAACGGTCCGGTCGTTCGTTCTCCTGTCGGGGATTGTTCTCGCCGTACCGGAGACCGTCGAGGTGTTCGTACAACCGGTCGCTCTGTCCATCGGGTTTCAACCGTCTTCGCTCGGACCGTTGTACTCGGCCCTCATGTTCGCCGCAGCGCTCGGTTCTTCCACGGCCGACGCGGTCGGTCGTCGAATCGGGGTGGGCCGATGGTTCGTCCTCGGTCCGACGACGCTCGCCATCGTTTTGCTCGTCGCCAGCTCGGTACACGCCGTCGCGCTGCCGGTGTTCTTCCTCTCCCGGGGTGCGAACACGGTTACCGATACGCTCGGAAGCACATTCGTCAACGACCGGGTGGCTTCTCACGGGAGAGCAACCACACTGAGTGGTGTCTCGATGGTTCACGCGCTCGTATTTCTCTTCGCCAGAGCTGCTGGCGGCGTAGTAGCGGACGCTACGTCGCCACTGTTCGCGCTTGCCGGGTTCGGCTGTCTCGCCGTTGGGATCGTTTCGGTCATTCGATTGACTGCAGATCCTTTCGAGTCATCACGCCCGACGGAATGA
- the chrA gene encoding chromate efflux transporter — protein MADETVNPERHYKGHPSPANLREIAGFFLKIGVVGFGGPLVHIAMMEDELVGEGSRQWTDESTFMEGLAICNMLPGPASTQLGIFMGWVRGGTPGAVVAGACFMLPAFAIIVALSYLYFAYGELPAIRDGLLYAINPVVIGLIVGSAYSMARSALGAAETDLSFEIGDDSWSVDVRLLFLLVAALVATILFNPNPVLEFAVAGFVALLIYRWSWVASNLGRMSLTAAISITLAGLYFSRDKIVEFASSRAKGTGWYAAVASIAGALWANTWVKLVLFMLYTGSFIYGGGLVLIPFIEKYVVDEFGWMDTATFVDGIALGQLTPGPVVMTTAFVGYELFLSQGIPMAVFGAFVAAFAAFAPSFVFIVAMFPYVARVRDNPQIRTALVGINAAVVGAILGATVSLAQEAIVDPLTTMVAFGTFVLFVRGVKAVTLILGGGVIGIVAYYLL, from the coding sequence ATGGCCGACGAAACCGTGAATCCCGAACGTCACTACAAGGGCCACCCTTCTCCGGCAAACCTCCGCGAAATCGCGGGGTTCTTCCTGAAAATCGGAGTCGTAGGGTTCGGCGGACCGTTGGTTCACATCGCCATGATGGAAGACGAACTCGTGGGAGAGGGGAGTCGGCAGTGGACGGACGAATCGACGTTCATGGAGGGACTTGCCATCTGCAACATGCTTCCGGGGCCAGCATCGACGCAACTGGGGATATTTATGGGATGGGTCCGCGGTGGAACTCCGGGTGCGGTGGTCGCCGGGGCGTGTTTCATGCTCCCCGCATTCGCGATCATCGTCGCGCTCTCGTATCTCTACTTCGCCTACGGGGAACTACCGGCGATACGGGATGGTCTTCTGTACGCGATCAATCCGGTCGTCATCGGCCTTATCGTCGGGTCAGCCTACTCAATGGCTCGGAGCGCATTGGGTGCGGCTGAAACCGACCTATCGTTCGAAATCGGCGACGATTCGTGGAGCGTTGACGTAAGACTCCTCTTTCTGTTGGTCGCTGCACTCGTCGCAACCATCCTGTTCAATCCGAATCCGGTGTTGGAGTTCGCGGTGGCTGGATTCGTCGCGCTCCTTATCTATCGATGGTCGTGGGTCGCGTCGAATCTCGGCCGGATGTCGCTCACAGCAGCGATCAGTATCACACTCGCGGGATTGTATTTCAGCCGGGACAAAATCGTCGAGTTCGCGTCCTCACGGGCGAAGGGAACCGGCTGGTACGCTGCCGTCGCCAGCATCGCCGGAGCGCTGTGGGCGAACACCTGGGTGAAACTCGTCCTGTTCATGCTCTACACGGGATCGTTCATCTACGGTGGTGGTTTGGTACTCATCCCGTTTATCGAGAAATACGTCGTCGACGAATTCGGCTGGATGGACACCGCGACCTTCGTGGATGGCATCGCACTCGGCCAACTAACCCCCGGGCCCGTGGTAATGACGACCGCGTTCGTCGGGTACGAGCTCTTCCTCTCGCAGGGCATCCCGATGGCAGTCTTCGGCGCGTTCGTCGCCGCTTTCGCGGCGTTCGCACCCTCGTTCGTCTTCATTGTGGCGATGTTTCCCTATGTTGCGAGGGTTCGTGACAACCCGCAAATCAGAACCGCGCTCGTCGGCATTAACGCCGCAGTCGTCGGTGCGATTTTGGGTGCGACAGTCTCATTAGCCCAGGAGGCAATCGTAGACCCGCTGACCACGATGGTTGCGTTCGGTACCTTCGTGCTGTTCGTCCGCGGAGTCAAGGCTGTGACCCTCATCCTCGGTGGTGGCGTAATCGGGATCGTCGCGTACTATCTGCTCTAA
- a CDS encoding glutathione S-transferase family protein, whose translation MRMLVDGEWKDAYETTNEEGEFERQTTTFREWVEADEDAEFSAESGRYHLYVSYACPWAHRTLITRVLKGLDAAISVSVVDPYRQNDGWEFSPDRIGCTADTVNGTEYLRDVYVQADREFTGRVTVPVLWDTERETIVNNESVEIMRMLDTEFDDVAERDVTFYSEEYRDEIDDTIEAIYEPINNGVYRAGFANTQAAYESAVTELFDALDHWEGVLADQRFLAGPELTEADFAMFTTLVRFDAVYETHFKCNLRRIVDYPNLWNYLKELYQLPGIAETVRMDHIKEHYYRSHTDINPKQIVPKGPKLDLGETHDRGSLAGGPPEGLRR comes from the coding sequence ATGAGAATGCTCGTCGATGGGGAGTGGAAAGACGCGTACGAGACGACGAACGAGGAGGGTGAGTTCGAGCGACAGACCACGACGTTCCGGGAGTGGGTCGAAGCCGACGAGGACGCCGAATTTTCGGCCGAATCGGGACGATATCACCTCTACGTCTCGTACGCCTGTCCGTGGGCACATCGAACGCTCATCACGAGAGTACTAAAGGGACTGGATGCCGCGATTTCGGTGTCGGTAGTGGACCCGTACCGCCAAAACGATGGATGGGAGTTTTCCCCCGACCGAATCGGCTGTACCGCTGACACCGTCAACGGGACGGAGTATTTGCGGGACGTGTACGTCCAAGCGGACCGGGAATTTACGGGACGCGTGACTGTACCAGTGCTGTGGGACACGGAGCGAGAAACCATCGTCAACAACGAGTCGGTGGAAATCATGCGGATGCTGGACACCGAATTCGATGACGTAGCGGAGCGAGACGTGACGTTCTATTCCGAGGAATACCGCGACGAAATCGATGACACCATCGAGGCGATTTACGAACCCATCAACAACGGTGTCTATCGGGCGGGGTTCGCGAACACCCAAGCCGCATACGAAAGCGCAGTGACCGAGTTGTTCGACGCGCTTGACCACTGGGAGGGCGTCCTCGCCGACCAGCGCTTTCTCGCTGGACCGGAATTGACGGAAGCCGATTTCGCCATGTTCACTACGCTCGTGCGCTTCGATGCAGTGTACGAGACGCACTTCAAGTGCAACCTGCGACGCATCGTTGACTATCCGAACCTGTGGAATTACTTAAAAGAGCTGTACCAACTGCCCGGTATTGCCGAAACGGTCCGAATGGATCACATCAAAGAACACTACTACCGAAGCCATACGGATATCAACCCGAAACAGATCGTTCCGAAGGGACCGAAACTCGACCTCGGTGAAACACACGACCGGGGTTCGTTGGCGGGCGGTCCTCCCGAGGGACTTCGACGGTAA
- a CDS encoding AMP-binding protein codes for MSWHLSPAGSSHEEARTTFTWNIPKDYNLAFDLLRKHDDTDSIALEQCYPDGRHETFSFHDLDVLSNQLAHGLTALGVEYGDRVAVIAPQKPVNPLTHLACWKIGAISLPLSILFGDDSLRYRLNDSGAKVAVVDSTVYDTLDTVRDDCPALEHVIEIDGADSTGNHASHDFDEFRAGRPRSFDIAETTPDTPAIIIYTSGSTGPPKGVLHTHDVWLGHCPAFHMYFERTDTDSNVPDETPVYWTPADWAWIGALGDLVFPAWHYGHSVVGYPMGGFDVQTAYELLERFSVTHTFLPPTAIRMMMSVEEPVKTYDLALDSICSGGEPLTPEIIEWAAEELDGVSVNELYGQTEANLLVSNCSDWFPVRAGSMGKPVPGHEVAIIDPNSGEKKAVGDVGMIAVKRGNDPVVFEAYWNQPEQTAAVTVDGWHLTGDLGYRDEDGYFWFKSRDDDVIITSGYRVGPGEVESAILEHPDVEQVGVIGVPDETRGEIVKAYVQPVSTRKGSDSFRQELRTLVRDRLAKYEYPRDIEFVAELPQTTTGKIQRRKLRDDERA; via the coding sequence ATGTCTTGGCATCTCTCCCCTGCCGGTTCCTCCCACGAAGAAGCGAGAACGACGTTTACGTGGAATATACCGAAAGATTACAATCTCGCCTTCGACCTGCTTCGCAAGCACGACGATACCGATTCGATCGCGCTCGAACAGTGCTATCCTGACGGTCGGCACGAGACTTTCTCGTTCCACGATCTGGACGTTCTCTCCAACCAACTCGCACACGGACTGACCGCACTCGGCGTCGAGTATGGCGACCGTGTTGCGGTTATCGCCCCGCAGAAACCGGTGAATCCGCTAACTCATCTCGCTTGCTGGAAAATCGGCGCTATTTCGCTCCCCCTCTCGATTCTGTTCGGTGACGACTCGTTGCGCTATCGATTGAACGACAGCGGTGCCAAAGTCGCCGTCGTCGATTCCACCGTCTACGACACGCTCGATACGGTTCGGGACGACTGTCCGGCGTTGGAACACGTCATCGAAATCGATGGAGCCGATTCGACCGGGAACCACGCTAGCCACGACTTCGACGAGTTTCGAGCCGGGCGTCCGCGTTCGTTCGACATCGCGGAGACGACTCCCGACACCCCCGCCATCATCATCTACACGAGCGGTTCGACTGGTCCGCCGAAAGGAGTTCTCCACACGCACGACGTCTGGCTCGGACACTGTCCCGCGTTTCACATGTATTTCGAACGGACCGATACGGATTCGAATGTTCCCGATGAAACTCCGGTCTACTGGACGCCAGCGGATTGGGCGTGGATCGGTGCGCTCGGCGATTTAGTGTTCCCAGCGTGGCATTACGGTCACTCCGTAGTCGGCTATCCGATGGGCGGTTTTGACGTCCAAACCGCGTACGAACTGCTGGAACGATTTTCGGTCACACACACGTTCCTTCCACCCACTGCGATTCGAATGATGATGAGCGTCGAAGAGCCAGTAAAAACGTATGATTTGGCGCTCGACAGCATCTGCTCCGGCGGTGAGCCGCTCACACCCGAAATCATCGAATGGGCTGCGGAGGAGTTGGATGGGGTCTCGGTTAACGAACTATACGGCCAAACTGAAGCGAACTTGTTGGTCTCGAACTGTAGCGACTGGTTCCCCGTTCGCGCCGGAAGCATGGGCAAACCGGTTCCCGGTCACGAGGTTGCGATTATCGACCCCAACTCCGGCGAGAAAAAAGCCGTCGGCGACGTGGGCATGATTGCGGTCAAGCGAGGTAACGACCCCGTCGTTTTCGAGGCGTATTGGAACCAGCCCGAACAAACCGCGGCGGTAACCGTCGATGGGTGGCACTTGACGGGCGACCTCGGTTATCGCGACGAGGACGGCTATTTCTGGTTTAAATCACGCGACGATGACGTCATAATCACGAGCGGGTATCGTGTCGGTCCTGGAGAGGTCGAAAGCGCGATACTCGAACACCCGGACGTGGAGCAGGTCGGCGTCATCGGCGTCCCGGATGAAACCCGTGGCGAAATCGTCAAGGCGTACGTGCAACCGGTCTCGACCCGTAAGGGAAGCGATTCTTTCCGGCAGGAACTGCGAACGCTCGTGCGCGACCGATTGGCGAAATACGAATACCCACGTGATATCGAGTTCGTCGCCGAACTTCCCCAGACGACGACAGGGAAGATTCAGCGGCGAAAACTCCGGGATGACGAGCGTGCGTAA
- a CDS encoding DUF4112 domain-containing protein translates to MNHTGDDLNNEFDFDGELPRSVDRAAIERMRTVARIFDDLVRVPGTDFRVGIDPILGALPVAGDVISAGLSLYIVLEAGRLGVSFTTLLRMIANVSIDVVGGAIPIVGGIVDAVWKANKRNLELVLDELAGNPESDGFEGEDEVIEIEVE, encoded by the coding sequence ATGAACCACACCGGAGACGACCTCAACAACGAATTCGACTTCGACGGAGAACTACCGAGATCGGTAGATAGAGCCGCAATCGAGCGGATGCGGACCGTCGCCCGAATTTTCGATGACCTCGTTCGCGTCCCCGGAACTGATTTCCGCGTCGGAATCGACCCGATTCTCGGCGCACTACCGGTGGCAGGGGACGTAATCAGTGCCGGACTCTCGTTGTATATCGTCCTCGAAGCTGGCCGATTGGGCGTTTCGTTTACGACCCTCCTGCGAATGATCGCGAACGTGAGTATCGATGTCGTCGGTGGGGCGATTCCGATAGTCGGCGGTATCGTCGATGCGGTCTGGAAGGCGAACAAACGCAATCTCGAACTGGTATTGGACGAACTTGCAGGGAACCCGGAGAGCGATGGATTCGAAGGCGAAGACGAAGTTATCGAAATCGAAGTAGAATAG